Proteins encoded together in one Hemiscyllium ocellatum isolate sHemOce1 chromosome 9, sHemOce1.pat.X.cur, whole genome shotgun sequence window:
- the tmem275a gene encoding transmembrane protein 275 → MFTEKTNTAVPQKPGQKKTRPQGLPSPALCCACGLCIMLAGINITLVGAFAFGTFLPVNNPPIIIGPILLVVAFTFFAACCICSRRPPAHGQRKSKPGSNIGIIKPGHATFEIETSEHTVQDTTAVQLSPTNSPVSSKKSTPVHENSKTCKLFTMDANNPGAKYTASAEAIQLNLPRDLGSSS, encoded by the coding sequence ATGTTCACTGAGAAGACTAACACTGCTGTACCTCAGAAGCCAGGACAGAAGAAGACAAGACCTCAGGGTCTTCCATCTCCAGCTCTGTGTTGTGCCTGTGGCCTCTGCATCATGTTGGCAGGAATTAACATAACTCTTGTAGGAGCCTTTGCATTTGGTACCTTCTTACCTGTGAACAATCCCCCCATCATTATTGGGCCCATCTTGCTAGTGGTTGCCTTCACCTTCTTTGCAGCCTGTTGCATCTGCAGTCGGAGACCTCCAGCTCATGGCCAGAGGAAGTCCAAACCCGGCTCCAATATTGGCATCATTAAGCCGGGCCATGCCACATTTGAGATAGAGACCAGTGAGCATACAGTGCAAGACACGACTGCAGTCCAGCTCAGCCCCACAAACTCACCAGTGTCTTCGAAGAAATCCACTCCAGTCCATGAAAACTCAAAGACGTGCAAACTGTTCACAATGGATGCCAACAATCCTGGAGCCAAGTATACAGCCAGTGCTGAGGCGATACAACTGAACCTTCCCCGTGACTTGGGCTCATCATCATAG